GGCAGACTTTTCAAGCAGAGGACCAACAATCTATGGTATCGAAAAGCCAGATATTCTTGCTCCAGGAGTGGATATTACATCCTTGAGATCACCAAACTCAAGTCTAGCAAAATCTCAAAAAGGAGATGAATCAGCTGATTATATCACGTTATCTGGTACGTCAATGGCAACACCGATTTGTGCAGGTATTATTGCACTAATGATTGAAGTTAACCCAGATCTCACGCCGGATGAGGTTAAAGAAAGGATTAAAAATGAGGTTGATTTGTGGGACGATAGAGACCCAAATATTTACGGTGCTGGTTATATCAATGGTGAGATGGCGGTGCCAGACAGCTAAATTAGGGAGCAAACCTGTGTTAATCATTTAGTGATACAGTGATGGTCACTGAGAAAGGGAACAGCCTTTTCTCAGTGACCGGTTTATTACGTAGGAATCACACCTAGGTTCTGTATGTCATGCTCTCACATACATAGTAAGCTCATCAGATGAACCATACTTCTTCATTCATCCATGTATGCAATCTTTAAAGAAGATTTTAAATTCTACATGTATCTATATAATACATAGGTGGACAAGCAAGAAGGACCTTTTTATCAAACCAAATAATAGGTGAAAAAAAGTTTAATTGTTAATGAAAAATGGAATGAGTAGACTAACAAGCTAAAATTTATAAAGGAGGTCATCACATGAGTGTACTTCAAAAAATTGCGTTAGGTATTGTGATTATTGGTGCAGTGAACTGGGGGCTGATCGGCTTTTTTGGATTTGACCTCGTAGCGGCTATGTTTGGAGGACAGGGAGCGATTGTTTCACGAGTCGTCTATGCCATTGTTGGTTTAGCAGGTTTATACAGCATCTCGATTTTTACAACTGAAGGTGCTATGGAAAGAAGTCCACAAACCCAGTACAATAACTAAGAAAAGTGTTTGAGTTTACTTCATATGTAAGTAACACTTATGACAGAGTTAAGGCCTTCCGATAGCTTTAAAGCTACTGGGAGGTCTTTTTAAATAAGAATGATCATCGAAATCTTTTCCTAGTTCTAGAAGATTTACAAAAAATGCGTTTAAATCTTTTAATTAGTGGAAGGAAGAAAAATGGAATCGTAAAGGAAACAAGCATAAGGGAGAGAGGAGTATGCCAGATACATTTGATGAAAAAAACTACCTCGGAATAAAAATGGGGAAATTTAAACTCTATTTTAGAAAAAGATATCGTCTTATTACGACGGTAAACGATTTACTAATCGGGATATTGTTCGTGGCTGGAAGTTGCTTTAATTTTTTTTCAACGACAGAGATAGTTGGAATGGTTTGCTACCTAGGTGGAAGTTTGTTTTTAGCCAGTCGCCCGATCTTAAGAATAATGCATAATACTGCGTTAAGAAATGAGATGAAAGAGTCAGAGAATTATAATCCGAACAAAGCTGAACGTCAATGATATTTAATAGCTCGAATGATCTTAAGTAACAATTATATTTAATAAGAAATATTCAAGCTCTTTTTCTATTCTCATAGTTTATTTAACGAGAGGAATAAAGAGAATGTAATCTTAGAAATTGAAGCAATCCCTTGAATGGTCTGAGTTGTAGCACTTTAGCACAGACAAGCTTGTCTGTGCTACGACTGTTAAAGTGCCGTTAATTACTATCATTTTAATTCTTTTGATCATACGGTAAGATGAAATCTTCAAGCACATGCTAATAATCTTTAACAGACTCCATGTAAACCATTTCGTTATCCCCGTGCCAATCGTGCCCCACTAGACCACATTTTACAGCTGCACTTCCGTAATCAGTAAAGAACCGGCCATCATTTGAACCGAATTGTCCGTAGATAGTCACTCGTTCTAACTGAGTTTGTCGTTTTATGGCGGTGGCAATGACTTGAACGAAAGTATTGTCTTCTTTGGCTGTTACATATATGAATCGTCACTATTCTCTATAGCTTCAACAGCTTCTTCAACGCGAATGTAAGAGTGAGGAACATTAACATTAAAGGATTTTAACAGTTCACGATACTTTCCTTTATCTCTTACTTTATCGATTATAGAGCTATCTGGTGTAAAAAAAGTGACACCTAGACGTTGAAATGCCTAGATAATTTTTGAACCTTCCACTCGTTTAGAAACACTAGGCAATCAACCTTTACAAATCTCAAAAAGCCGACATGTATTGGCCATCTGTTTGATGAGGAATGATGTAACTTTCACCTCCGGCCTGAAGTGAGGGGGCATTGTCCTCTGGATCAGCTACAAATACTTTTCCGGCTGTATTGGCATTTGTTAAAGCTTGTTGGAAAAATCAAACAAACTCTATTCTTCTAGCAGTCGATGTCAATAATATATTCATAGACGATTCTCTTCTCCTTAATGCTTTATTTTAAAATGAGTTATTAATCGTTATACTCATTGCCATCCTTGTTAGTTTTTTGAGGGCTAGTTTTTTATGTCAGTGGGGAGGATTGTGAGGCATTAACTGTTAATTTATCACAGATAAGCGCCGGGAAAACTCCCGTCTCAAAATAGAGAAGAGAGTAAACTCCCACTGATTGAAGCTTAGCTTTATATCATGGATGGTGGTTAACCATTGAAGCACAATAGTCACATGTAGAGATAAAGTGAAGTAGCCGATATCTAAACTAGAAGGTCAATCATGTTAATTAAGAGGAGGTTCTCCATGAACATTATGAACAACGCCATTCAGTTAGCTGAAGGTTTCCATTCCTTGCTTGGTGAAGATACCATGCTCGGTATAACAGATAGAGAGGCATTTATTTATTATTTGCCATCAGCAAAAGTAGACTTTGGGTTAAAAAAAGGAACCCCTATTTCTCCAGATGATCCTAATTTAAAAGCAGCACTTGCAGGAAGAAATGGGTCTGTTATTATACCAGCAGATGTTTATGGTATGTCGGTCCATGCAAAATCATTTCCAATTAAAAATGAAGAAGGCGATGTGGTCGGTGCATTTGCTATTGCAACACCATTAGACAACCAAGAAAAAATGGATGCCTATTTAAATGATATTCATCATATTATTGAAGGCTTGCAAAATAGTGTGCATGTGGTGGCTGCCCATTCTGAGGAATTAGCTGCCTCAAGTGAAGAAATTTCAACACAGGCGAAGCAATCACTTGATTTATCTGTTAGAACAGAAAATGAAACGAGCCAAATTAAAAGTATTCAAGAACAAACAAATATTTTAGGATTAAACGCGTCAATTGAAGCGGCCCGAGCAGGTGAAGCAGGGGCAGGCTTTTCCGTCGTAGCGAAAGAAGTAAGAAAGCTATCCGGACAGACGACTGAAGTCACCACCACTATAAGCAATTCTTTAGGTGATATCACGAAGACGATGAACAACTTATCAGAAAATGTAGAGCAAATTAAAAGTGCTTCAGCGGAACAAGCAGAGTTAGTAACGGAGTTCAGTGATCTAATTGATAGGTTAAACAATTTAAGCACCGAGATGAAAGGATTTATGCAAAAGGTAATAAAATAAAGCTGCTAATAAGTACAGGGCAACTCAGCTCAAAAGGCGGACGATATTAAAATCGTTCGTTTTTTTGTTATGAGGCCTTCTACAATAAATGGATATTGGGGACGCCCTAAATCCTGAAATCGGTTCCGTGTCTCATTGTATCGTTGCCACTAGTTAAACATATAGTGGTATTAACCAGCAATAACACAAAGTTAGTTGATGAACACCTGCCTGGATGCAAGTTGACATCTCATAAGAGCTTTTAAGGTGAGGGGGGGACGATTGATGGTTAAAGTGATAAGTATAAATGAAGCAGTTAGCAAAATTCATGACGGCGACACACTTATGATCGGTGGTTTTATGACAAATGGTTCGCCAGAGAATCTTATAGATACACTAGTGGAGAGGAATATTCAGAACTTGACGCTTATTTGTAATGATACAGGATTTATCAATAAAGGGATTGGTAAGCTTGTTTGCAATCAGCAACTAACAAAGATTGTCACATCTCATATAGGAACGAATAAAGAGACGGGACGGCAAATGATGGATGGAGAAACAGAGGTGACACTCGTTCCGCAGGGGACGTTAGCAGAGCAGATTCGAGCTGCTGGATTTGGTTTAGGCGGTGTTTTAACACCGACAGGAATCGGGACACGTGTTGAAGAAAATAAGCAGATTCTCACACTAGATGGCAAGAAATATTTAGTAGAACGGCCTCTTAAGGCAGATATCGCACTACTTTATGCGTCAAAAGTAGATCGATTTGGCAATATGATTTATTATGGTTCCACTAATAACTTTAATGATGTAATGGCGAGTGCCGCAACGGTCACGATCGTAGAGGCAGAGGAAATCGTCGAGGTTGGGGAAATCGCTCCTCATGAAGTGATGACACCTGGTATCTTTGTGGATTATATCGTACGAGGAGGTGGAGCCGATCATGACGAAAGAACAGAAACAACTTTTGATAGCTAAACGTGTGGCCAAAGAATTGCCGGAGGGGTCTCTCGTTAATTTAGGAATTGGACTTCCGACGAAAGTTACCGCTTTTATACCTGAAAATAAACATGTCATGTTACAATCGGAAAACGGTTTTGTCGGGTTAGGGCCTGTTCCCATTGACAGAAGTGACGAGACACGTGTTGTCAACGCAGGA
The genomic region above belongs to Bacillus sp. A301a_S52 and contains:
- a CDS encoding DUF378 domain-containing protein; the protein is MSVLQKIALGIVIIGAVNWGLIGFFGFDLVAAMFGGQGAIVSRVVYAIVGLAGLYSISIFTTEGAMERSPQTQYNN
- a CDS encoding YrhK family protein, with amino-acid sequence MPDTFDEKNYLGIKMGKFKLYFRKRYRLITTVNDLLIGILFVAGSCFNFFSTTEIVGMVCYLGGSLFLASRPILRIMHNTALRNEMKESENYNPNKAERQ
- a CDS encoding chemotaxis protein; translation: MLIKRRFSMNIMNNAIQLAEGFHSLLGEDTMLGITDREAFIYYLPSAKVDFGLKKGTPISPDDPNLKAALAGRNGSVIIPADVYGMSVHAKSFPIKNEEGDVVGAFAIATPLDNQEKMDAYLNDIHHIIEGLQNSVHVVAAHSEELAASSEEISTQAKQSLDLSVRTENETSQIKSIQEQTNILGLNASIEAARAGEAGAGFSVVAKEVRKLSGQTTEVTTTISNSLGDITKTMNNLSENVEQIKSASAEQAELVTEFSDLIDRLNNLSTEMKGFMQKVIK
- a CDS encoding CoA transferase subunit A, with the translated sequence MVKVISINEAVSKIHDGDTLMIGGFMTNGSPENLIDTLVERNIQNLTLICNDTGFINKGIGKLVCNQQLTKIVTSHIGTNKETGRQMMDGETEVTLVPQGTLAEQIRAAGFGLGGVLTPTGIGTRVEENKQILTLDGKKYLVERPLKADIALLYASKVDRFGNMIYYGSTNNFNDVMASAATVTIVEAEEIVEVGEIAPHEVMTPGIFVDYIVRGGGADHDERTETTFDS